Proteins encoded in a region of the Elizabethkingia bruuniana genome:
- the fabG gene encoding 3-oxoacyl-[acyl-carrier-protein] reductase, translating to MKLLEGKVALITGATRGIGRGIAEVFAQQGAKVAFTYAGSVDKAKELEAALSSVTQIKGYQSDASDYDAAQKLVDDVMAEFGQIDILINNAGITRDNLMLRMSKEDWDTIIKVNLDSVFNLTKAVIKPMMKAKSGSIINMSSVVGVKGNAGQANYAASKAGVIGFSKSIALELGSRNIRCNVVAPGFIETEMTAVLDEKTVQGWRDGIPLKRGGQPEDVANACVFLGSDMSSYITGQVMNVDGGMLT from the coding sequence ATGAAACTATTAGAAGGAAAAGTAGCCCTTATTACAGGAGCAACCCGTGGAATCGGGAGAGGTATAGCAGAAGTTTTTGCTCAGCAGGGGGCGAAAGTTGCTTTTACCTATGCAGGTTCTGTAGATAAAGCGAAAGAATTAGAAGCCGCATTAAGCTCTGTTACCCAGATAAAAGGATATCAGTCGGATGCTTCTGATTATGATGCAGCACAGAAGTTGGTAGATGATGTAATGGCGGAATTCGGACAGATAGATATCCTGATTAATAATGCAGGAATTACAAGAGATAACCTTATGCTTCGTATGTCTAAAGAAGATTGGGATACAATTATTAAAGTAAACTTAGATTCTGTATTCAACCTTACAAAGGCTGTTATTAAGCCAATGATGAAGGCTAAAAGCGGATCTATTATCAATATGTCTTCCGTAGTCGGTGTAAAAGGAAATGCAGGACAAGCTAACTATGCAGCTTCTAAGGCAGGAGTTATTGGATTCTCTAAATCTATTGCATTAGAGCTTGGTTCCAGAAATATCCGTTGTAATGTTGTTGCTCCGGGATTCATTGAAACTGAAATGACAGCTGTTCTGGATGAGAAAACAGTACAAGGCTGGAGAGACGGAATTCCATTAAAAAGGGGTGGACAGCCGGAAGATGTAGCCAATGCATGTGTATTCTTAGGAAGTGATATGTCTTCCTATATTACAGGTCAGGTTATGAATGTAGATGGCGGAATGTTAACTTAA
- a CDS encoding prolipoprotein diacylglyceryl transferase → MIDFPATLHLFGKDILLHPVLESLGIFLGMRYYFFLKRKSPEKLPLTISLAIIAGATAGALLGSKIIGNLENPYTLFSTGFSFKRFWSNNTIVGGLAFGLIGVELAKKIVGHKESTGDLITFPLMLAIIIGRIGCFFTGIYEETYGLPTDSIFGMHLGDQYLRHPVALYEIAFLILLWGTLKVIQKKHFPSGFVFQIFMLSYFTFRFFLDFLKPRIEIVGNLGAIQLTCLLVIIYYIYKINITLKSKYLAPII, encoded by the coding sequence ATGATTGATTTTCCGGCAACATTACACCTTTTTGGTAAAGATATACTCCTGCATCCAGTATTAGAATCATTAGGGATTTTTCTGGGGATGCGCTATTATTTCTTTCTGAAGAGAAAATCTCCGGAAAAACTTCCTCTTACAATCTCCCTGGCTATTATTGCCGGGGCAACTGCTGGAGCCCTTTTAGGCTCAAAAATTATTGGAAATCTGGAAAATCCATATACATTATTTTCAACAGGTTTTTCATTTAAAAGATTTTGGTCCAATAATACGATTGTTGGAGGTTTGGCATTTGGTTTAATAGGAGTAGAACTTGCTAAAAAAATAGTCGGACATAAAGAAAGCACAGGAGATCTGATTACATTTCCTTTGATGCTGGCAATAATTATTGGCAGAATCGGCTGTTTTTTTACCGGAATTTATGAAGAAACCTATGGCCTGCCTACAGATTCAATCTTCGGAATGCATTTGGGAGATCAGTATCTGCGCCATCCGGTGGCATTGTATGAGATTGCTTTTCTCATATTGCTTTGGGGGACTCTAAAAGTTATTCAGAAGAAACATTTTCCTTCAGGATTTGTTTTTCAGATATTTATGTTGTCCTATTTTACGTTTCGTTTTTTTCTTGATTTTCTAAAGCCGAGAATCGAAATTGTTGGAAATTTAGGGGCTATTCAACTCACTTGTTTGTTAGTGATTATTTATTACATTTATAAAATTAATATCACTTTGAAATCTAAATATTTAGCACCAATAATTTAA
- a CDS encoding nucleosidase, whose amino-acid sequence MEITISGKTYNNPVFVFAMEKEAGNEFKDLQLVFTGIGKVNAGYYLMKYLSVNKPDIIVNLGTAGSTAFRRGDVICCTQFVQRDMDVSPLGIERFKTPFSDDDVVLDYGIDIDNLPKGICGTGDSFETEHNTDLYNVLDMEAYALALIAKREQIPFLCLKYISDGANDDAVEDWTQEVNKASKILREVIATRF is encoded by the coding sequence ATGGAAATAACCATCAGCGGAAAAACATATAATAATCCTGTTTTTGTCTTTGCAATGGAGAAAGAAGCAGGAAATGAATTTAAGGATTTACAACTGGTATTTACCGGAATAGGTAAAGTAAATGCAGGTTATTATTTAATGAAATATCTGTCAGTAAATAAACCGGATATTATTGTCAACTTAGGAACTGCAGGAAGTACTGCTTTCAGAAGAGGAGATGTAATTTGCTGTACACAATTTGTTCAAAGAGATATGGATGTATCACCTTTGGGCATAGAAAGATTTAAAACTCCTTTTTCGGATGATGATGTGGTTTTGGATTACGGAATAGACATAGATAATCTGCCAAAGGGGATCTGCGGTACCGGAGACAGCTTTGAGACTGAACACAATACCGATTTGTATAATGTGCTGGATATGGAGGCCTATGCTCTGGCTTTAATAGCTAAAAGAGAACAAATTCCTTTTCTTTGTCTGAAATATATCTCGGATGGAGCTAATGATGATGCAGTAGAAGACTGGACGCAGGAAGTTAATAAAGCTTCAAAAATTCTTCGTGAAGTTATAGCAACCAGATTTTAG
- a CDS encoding alpha-L-fucosidase, with product MLKKTLLTVLLGSALLGFSQQKYQPTQANLKARTEFQDEKFGMFIHFGLYSELGRGEWVMNNDKIPVNDYAKLKDFFSPIGFNAKEYVSMAKNAGVKYITLVTRHHDGFSMWNTKYSDFNIMNTPFKRDLVKELADECHKQGVKIAFYYSLLDWTRTDYSYWTGRTGKGTGRTEKGNWNDYIQFMKNQLTELLTNYGEVSGIWFDGYWDQMEEEKAGRSEKTYIDWKMPEIYELIHKLQPQCLVGNNHHITPLEGEDFQMFERDIPGQNEHGLSFQKPSQLPLETCATLNDSWGFDLKDNKNKTFKEFLNLLVNAAGSNANLLMNIGPMPNGKVPQPFINSFKEMGEWIRVYGESIYGTRGGYLPLQKWGAVTQKSGKIYVHILKNNEGKAITLEKFPFKKINSAYLLKDKKTVKYTLKNNTLTFDSYAVDDQNPDAVIVFEGK from the coding sequence CGAGTTTCAGGATGAAAAATTCGGAATGTTTATCCATTTTGGATTATACAGTGAATTGGGAAGAGGAGAGTGGGTCATGAATAATGACAAAATTCCGGTTAATGATTATGCGAAACTGAAAGACTTTTTTAGTCCTATCGGATTCAATGCTAAAGAATATGTTTCTATGGCTAAAAATGCCGGTGTAAAGTACATTACTTTGGTCACACGTCACCATGATGGATTTAGTATGTGGAATACAAAGTATTCGGATTTTAATATTATGAATACCCCTTTCAAAAGAGATTTGGTAAAAGAATTAGCAGATGAATGTCATAAACAAGGGGTGAAAATAGCATTCTATTATTCGCTTCTGGACTGGACAAGAACAGATTATTCGTACTGGACAGGCAGAACAGGAAAAGGAACCGGTCGTACCGAAAAAGGTAACTGGAATGATTATATTCAGTTTATGAAAAACCAGCTGACAGAACTTTTAACCAATTATGGGGAAGTTTCAGGAATATGGTTTGATGGCTACTGGGATCAGATGGAAGAAGAAAAAGCAGGCAGAAGTGAAAAAACATATATTGACTGGAAAATGCCGGAGATTTATGAGCTAATACACAAGCTTCAGCCACAATGTCTGGTCGGAAATAATCATCACATTACACCTTTAGAAGGTGAAGATTTTCAGATGTTCGAAAGAGATATTCCGGGGCAAAACGAGCACGGATTGAGTTTCCAGAAACCTTCCCAGCTTCCTTTGGAAACCTGTGCTACGCTTAATGATTCATGGGGATTTGATTTAAAGGATAACAAGAATAAGACATTCAAAGAGTTTCTGAATCTGTTGGTAAATGCTGCAGGAAGTAACGCCAATTTACTCATGAATATAGGGCCTATGCCTAATGGTAAAGTTCCACAGCCATTTATCAATTCTTTTAAAGAAATGGGTGAATGGATAAGAGTTTATGGAGAGAGCATTTATGGAACCAGAGGTGGTTATCTTCCGCTTCAGAAATGGGGGGCTGTTACCCAGAAATCTGGAAAAATATACGTTCATATACTTAAAAATAATGAGGGTAAAGCAATTACTCTCGAAAAATTTCCATTTAAAAAGATTAATTCCGCATATTTGCTGAAAGATAAAAAAACTGTAAAGTATACTTTAAAGAATAATACTTTAACGTTTGACAGCTATGCAGTGGATGATCAGAATCCCGATGCTGTGATTGTTTTTGAAGGAAAATAA